The following coding sequences lie in one Arachis hypogaea cultivar Tifrunner chromosome 4, arahy.Tifrunner.gnm2.J5K5, whole genome shotgun sequence genomic window:
- the LOC112795651 gene encoding uncharacterized protein isoform X2, which produces MDLRPKTEPASPPIPASSGNHGSLNELSISELFSDLRTNCDKVEEVLLARDAKHKAEIDSLVVKYELEMLQRLHTEDQLKKKEQQYQNLERKWLDDNDAIAELRIRCSELEDENKKNLETIQKLKDANYRLEKEKINEDERVLNEMAVPDSPPFKRKKGIGHCNGESERMTPNSVAMKILRATRKNDVARGIQLKEGGETATLSSPSKSDSGASASRKVIPILESQPIPPISTLDSLTAHPPPSSSEMILAELEGIYDQSFDGLAWSEKHILPHSHISMDDVSIKNHLQLLVRDGIRMAGICVALARELEKTPLNATHSSLVASQAEVVSLKEAKRELEEERDSLLSDLGKARAKAKQAEAALAMSDELRKEAEESYTRIFGERLDLVDELTKARDKYAELKESVAEGMDEIFANLKAQIRVIAPEADLSLISLDNIVVDGKIVLAPEEDEEVPLPDPKT; this is translated from the exons ATGGACTTGCGACCTAAAACCGAACCTGCTTCACCTCCGATCCCCGCTTCTTCTGGCAACCATGGAAGCTTGAACGAGCTGAGCATTTCGGAGCTCTTCTCGGATTTACGCACCAACTGTGATAAAGTTGAAGAGGTTTTGTTGGCCAGAGATGCCAAACACAAAGCGGAGATTGATTCCCTCGTTGTGAAGTATGAATTGGAGATGCTACAGAGGCTTCACACCGAAGATCAACTGAAGAAGAAAGAGCAACAGTATCAGAATTTGGAGAGAAAATGGTTGGATGATAACGATGCCATTGCTGAACTTAGGATCAGATGCAGTGAATTGGAGgatgaaaataagaagaatttgGAGACCATTCAGAAACTGAAGGATGCGAACTACAGattggaaaaagagaaaatcaATGAAGATGAAAGGGTTTTGAATGAAATGGCTGTTCCTGATTCTCCTCCTTTCAAAAGAAAGAAAGGTATTGGACACTGCAATGGTGAATCAG AAAGGATGACTCCTAACTCGGTTGCCATGAAGATACTTCGGGCCACTAGGAAAAACGATGTGGCTCGGGGCATACAATTAAAGGAAGGTGGTGAAACTGCCACCCTGTCCTCACCCTCGAAATCGGACTCGGGCGCGTCAGCCTCTCGAAAGGTTATACCCATCCTGGAGTCCCAGCCAATTCCTCCTATTTCCACTTTGGACAGTTTGACGGCCCATCCTCCGCCTTCTTCCTCTGAAATGATTCTTGCTGAGTTGGAGGGTATATACGACCAGAGCTTTGACGGGCTTGCTTGGAGTGAAAAGCACATTCTTCCACATAGCCACATTagtatggatgatgtgtccatcaaAAACCATCTCCAGCTCCTGGTCCGAGATGGAATTCGGATGGCAGGCATATGTGTAGCCTTGGCCAGGGAGTTGGAGAAGACTCCCCTTAATGCCACCCATAGTTCATTGGTAGCTTCACAGGCCGAGGTGGTTTCTTTGAAGGAGGCAAAAAGGGAGCTTGAGGAGGAGAGGGATTCGTTGCTATCCGACTTGGGTAAAGCTCGGGCCAAGGCGAAACAGGCGGAGGCGGCCTTGGCTATGTCGGACGAGTTGAGAAAGGAAGCAGAGGAGAGCTACACCCGCATCTTTGGGGAGAGGCTCGACCTTGTGGATGAACTGACTAAGGCTCGGGACAAATATGCAGAACTCAAGGAATCTGTGGCTGAGGGAATGGATGAAATCTTTGCAAATCTAAAGGCCCAGATCCgtgtcattgctcccgaggcggACCTTTCCCTGATCAGCCTGGACAATATTGTGGTAGACGGAAAGATTGTCCTTGCTCCCGAGGAAGATGAGGAGGTTCCCTTGCCTGACCCGAAAACTTAG
- the LOC112795651 gene encoding uncharacterized protein isoform X1 — MDLRPKTEPASPPIPASSGNHGSLNELSISELFSDLRTNCDKVEEVLLARDAKHKAEIDSLVVKYELEMLQRLHTEDQLKKKEQQYQNLERKWLDDNDAIAELRIRCSELEDENKKNLETIQKLKDANYRLEKEKINEDERVLNEMAVPDSPPFKRKKGIGHCNGESDELEESVIGLFHECWGRASYLDTKNFLGDHSQLQSELERMTPNSVAMKILRATRKNDVARGIQLKEGGETATLSSPSKSDSGASASRKVIPILESQPIPPISTLDSLTAHPPPSSSEMILAELEGIYDQSFDGLAWSEKHILPHSHISMDDVSIKNHLQLLVRDGIRMAGICVALARELEKTPLNATHSSLVASQAEVVSLKEAKRELEEERDSLLSDLGKARAKAKQAEAALAMSDELRKEAEESYTRIFGERLDLVDELTKARDKYAELKESVAEGMDEIFANLKAQIRVIAPEADLSLISLDNIVVDGKIVLAPEEDEEVPLPDPKT, encoded by the exons ATGGACTTGCGACCTAAAACCGAACCTGCTTCACCTCCGATCCCCGCTTCTTCTGGCAACCATGGAAGCTTGAACGAGCTGAGCATTTCGGAGCTCTTCTCGGATTTACGCACCAACTGTGATAAAGTTGAAGAGGTTTTGTTGGCCAGAGATGCCAAACACAAAGCGGAGATTGATTCCCTCGTTGTGAAGTATGAATTGGAGATGCTACAGAGGCTTCACACCGAAGATCAACTGAAGAAGAAAGAGCAACAGTATCAGAATTTGGAGAGAAAATGGTTGGATGATAACGATGCCATTGCTGAACTTAGGATCAGATGCAGTGAATTGGAGgatgaaaataagaagaatttgGAGACCATTCAGAAACTGAAGGATGCGAACTACAGattggaaaaagagaaaatcaATGAAGATGAAAGGGTTTTGAATGAAATGGCTGTTCCTGATTCTCCTCCTTTCAAAAGAAAGAAAGGTATTGGACACTGCAATGGTGAATCAG ATGAGCTTGAGGAGAGCGTAATTGGCCTGTTCCATGAGTGTTGGGGCCGGGCTTCTTATTTGGACACCAAAAATTTTTTAGGAGATCACAGTCAACTCCAGTCCGAGCTAG AAAGGATGACTCCTAACTCGGTTGCCATGAAGATACTTCGGGCCACTAGGAAAAACGATGTGGCTCGGGGCATACAATTAAAGGAAGGTGGTGAAACTGCCACCCTGTCCTCACCCTCGAAATCGGACTCGGGCGCGTCAGCCTCTCGAAAGGTTATACCCATCCTGGAGTCCCAGCCAATTCCTCCTATTTCCACTTTGGACAGTTTGACGGCCCATCCTCCGCCTTCTTCCTCTGAAATGATTCTTGCTGAGTTGGAGGGTATATACGACCAGAGCTTTGACGGGCTTGCTTGGAGTGAAAAGCACATTCTTCCACATAGCCACATTagtatggatgatgtgtccatcaaAAACCATCTCCAGCTCCTGGTCCGAGATGGAATTCGGATGGCAGGCATATGTGTAGCCTTGGCCAGGGAGTTGGAGAAGACTCCCCTTAATGCCACCCATAGTTCATTGGTAGCTTCACAGGCCGAGGTGGTTTCTTTGAAGGAGGCAAAAAGGGAGCTTGAGGAGGAGAGGGATTCGTTGCTATCCGACTTGGGTAAAGCTCGGGCCAAGGCGAAACAGGCGGAGGCGGCCTTGGCTATGTCGGACGAGTTGAGAAAGGAAGCAGAGGAGAGCTACACCCGCATCTTTGGGGAGAGGCTCGACCTTGTGGATGAACTGACTAAGGCTCGGGACAAATATGCAGAACTCAAGGAATCTGTGGCTGAGGGAATGGATGAAATCTTTGCAAATCTAAAGGCCCAGATCCgtgtcattgctcccgaggcggACCTTTCCCTGATCAGCCTGGACAATATTGTGGTAGACGGAAAGATTGTCCTTGCTCCCGAGGAAGATGAGGAGGTTCCCTTGCCTGACCCGAAAACTTAG